The Helianthus annuus cultivar XRQ/B chromosome 16, HanXRQr2.0-SUNRISE, whole genome shotgun sequence genome includes a window with the following:
- the LOC110940033 gene encoding vesicle-associated membrane protein 711: MTILYTLVARGSVVLAEFSGTPTNASTIARQILEKIPGNNDMNVSYSQDRHIFHVKRTDGLTVLCMADDVAGRRIPFAFLEDIHQRFVRTYGRAVLSAQAYGMNDEFSRVLSQQMEYYSNDPNADRINRLKSEMGQVRTVMIENIDKVLDRGDRLELLVDKTATMQTNTLRFRKQTRRFRSTVWWRNVKLTIALILLILIIAYVVLAFVCHGPTLPTCI, encoded by the exons ATGACGATTCTGTACACGCTTGTTGCGAGGGGATCTGTAGTGCTAGCGGAATTCAGCGGCACTCCGACGAATGCCAGCACGATTGCCAGGCAAATTCTGGAGAAAATCCCCGGAAATAATGATATGAATGTCTCTTATTCTCAAGATCGGCATATATTTCATGTCAAACGAACTGATGGTCTCACTGTTCTCTGTATGGCTGATGATGTTGCAGGAA GGAGAATTCCTTTTGCTTTTCTTGAAGACATTCATCAGAGATTTGTAAGGACTTATGGTCGAGCAGTTCTATCAGCCCAGGCTTATGGCATGAATGATGAGTTTTCAAGGGTTTTGAGCCAACAAATGGAGTACTACTCAAATGATCCTAATGCAGATAGGATTAACCGTTTGAAAAGTGAAATGGGTCAG GTACGAACTGTGATGATTGAGAATATAGACAAAGTTTTAGACCGGGGTGATCGCTTGGAATTGCTTGTAGATAAAACAGCCACTATGCAAACTAATACATTGCGTTTCAGAAAGCAGACTCGTCGATTCAGGAGTACAGTTTGGTGGAGAAATGTCAAGCTCac GATTGCACTCATATTGCTTATCCTGATAATTGCATACGTTGTACTGGCATTCGTATGCCACGGACCTACACTTCCTACTTGTATTTAA